The proteins below are encoded in one region of Clostridia bacterium:
- a CDS encoding DUF1015 domain-containing protein yields MARIVPIRGLHYSHELLRDLPHLVAPPYDVIDANLQDSLYHSHPYNVIRLEYGKTYPDDTETNNRYTRARELYQEWLAKKVLVQDKDPSLYFLEENFKLAGRSYRRLGIICGLGTDGYGPDKVLAHEATFAAPKLDRLELLKATHTNFSPIFGLYDDPQGRIASIIQQVMSLSRPMLEFEEYNTRIFYRLWATSSPQIIQQISEAFTHLPVLIADGHHRYETACRFFEYMQAQGEAGHDRVLAFLASINDPGLIVLPTHRLLADHCLADSRDAALRVASQYFQWEVHPLDGDAEHIIEEMRQVQQQGRNVIGLYQGGDQWYLLRLKGSPQNLDCMPKDKSQAWTKLDVAILHQAIIKPLLSDSSAISFTHDTSYAIRAVRDQWAAVAFLLCPPSVQQIMEVALHGDCMPEKSTYFYPKPLSGLIMNRNGF; encoded by the coding sequence ATGGCACGCATAGTTCCGATACGCGGCTTGCACTATTCCCATGAGTTGTTACGCGACCTTCCTCACCTGGTGGCCCCACCATATGATGTTATTGATGCCAACCTGCAAGATTCACTTTATCATTCTCACCCTTACAATGTAATTCGCCTTGAATACGGCAAAACCTACCCTGATGATACCGAGACCAACAACCGGTATACGCGAGCCCGGGAGCTCTATCAAGAATGGTTGGCCAAAAAGGTGTTGGTTCAAGATAAAGATCCGTCCTTATATTTCTTAGAAGAAAACTTTAAGCTAGCCGGCCGATCGTACAGGCGCTTGGGAATCATCTGTGGGTTGGGAACCGACGGCTACGGACCTGATAAGGTATTAGCCCATGAGGCTACTTTTGCTGCACCTAAACTTGATCGGCTGGAATTGCTCAAAGCTACCCACACCAACTTCAGCCCCATTTTTGGCCTTTATGACGATCCCCAAGGGAGAATTGCTTCCATTATACAGCAAGTCATGTCATTATCTAGGCCCATGCTCGAGTTCGAAGAGTATAATACCCGAATCTTCTACCGGTTGTGGGCAACCTCCTCGCCCCAAATTATACAGCAAATTAGCGAGGCATTTACCCATTTACCCGTGTTGATTGCCGATGGCCATCACCGTTATGAAACCGCTTGTCGCTTCTTTGAATACATGCAAGCTCAGGGTGAAGCTGGGCATGACCGGGTTTTGGCGTTTCTAGCTAGCATCAATGACCCAGGACTGATAGTCTTGCCAACCCACCGCCTGCTTGCCGACCATTGCCTGGCGGATAGCCGAGATGCAGCGTTGAGGGTTGCTTCCCAATACTTCCAGTGGGAAGTGCACCCATTGGATGGCGATGCTGAACACATCATTGAGGAGATGCGGCAAGTCCAACAGCAAGGTCGAAACGTTATCGGGTTATACCAGGGGGGAGATCAATGGTATTTGTTGAGATTGAAGGGTTCGCCCCAAAATTTGGATTGCATGCCCAAGGACAAATCGCAGGCTTGGACTAAACTTGACGTGGCCATTCTTCATCAGGCAATAATTAAACCTTTGCTTAGTGATTCTTCCGCCATAAGCTTTACCCACGATACGAGTTACGCCATCCGGGCAGTCAGGGATCAATGGGCGGCGGTTGCTTTTCTGCTGTGCCCTCCTTCGGTGCAACAAATCATGGAGGTAGCACTTCATGGAGATTGCATGCCCGAGAAGTCAACCTATTTTTACCCCAAGCCCCTAAGCGGCCTAATCATGAACAGGAATGGGTTTTAG
- the xerC gene encoding tyrosine recombinase XerC: MEKQPRAILSLVNAFLEEERAQGRLAKNTLLSYGTDLHQLADFIVAHEDVEKGPPLTTTIIRQFMAQLFARSLKRSSIERKMASIRAFCRFLVRQGYLEKNPVLSIARPRTRRQLPKFAQYQDLERLFNLPSLSSPIGLRDRAIMEVLYGCGLRVSELVGLNVSSLDFDRRLVQVLGKGSKERIVPLGSFAHSALIQYLHRGRPALNPSPEAKDALFLNNRGKRLTQRGTRYIIDKYIEALGLAYHCSPHTFRHSFATHLLENGADLRVVQELLGHARLSTTQVYTHVSRQRIKEVYQKTHPRA, translated from the coding sequence ATGGAAAAACAACCCCGCGCTATACTGTCTCTGGTTAATGCTTTTCTGGAAGAGGAAAGGGCTCAGGGACGGCTAGCTAAAAATACTCTTCTTAGCTACGGTACCGATTTACACCAATTGGCCGATTTCATAGTTGCCCATGAAGATGTAGAGAAGGGGCCGCCCCTAACCACAACCATCATACGACAGTTTATGGCCCAACTGTTTGCTAGAAGCCTAAAGCGTTCCAGCATCGAACGGAAAATGGCAAGTATTAGGGCCTTTTGCCGATTCCTAGTCCGCCAAGGGTACCTTGAGAAGAATCCGGTTCTGTCCATCGCCCGGCCTCGTACTAGAAGGCAACTGCCTAAATTTGCCCAGTACCAGGACTTGGAGCGGCTATTCAATTTGCCCTCACTATCTAGCCCCATCGGACTCCGAGACCGAGCCATCATGGAGGTTTTGTACGGTTGCGGTTTACGCGTGTCAGAGCTGGTGGGCCTCAACGTGAGTAGCCTCGATTTTGACCGCCGGCTGGTACAAGTGCTAGGTAAAGGATCTAAAGAAAGGATCGTTCCCCTCGGATCCTTCGCCCACTCGGCTCTCATCCAGTACCTTCATCGAGGCCGCCCCGCTTTAAACCCATCTCCAGAGGCCAAGGATGCATTATTTCTGAACAACCGGGGCAAGCGGCTGACCCAGCGGGGAACCCGGTACATAATCGACAAGTACATTGAAGCCCTCGGCTTAGCTTATCATTGCTCCCCTCATACCTTCCGCCACTCCTTCGCTACCCACCTATTAGAAAACGGGGCCGACTTACGAGTGGTTCAGGAATTGCTGGGTCATGCCCGCCTTTCCACTACCCAGGTATATACCCACGTTAGCCGGCAACGGATTAAGGAGGTTTATCAAAAGACCCACCCGCGAGCTTGA
- the topA gene encoding type I DNA topoisomerase: MKGGGSLSNNKVLLVVESPTKAKTISRILGRNYIVKSSMGHIRDLPKSRLGIDIEHDFQPHYINIRGKGEIIKDLREASKASKQVLLAPDPDREGEAIAWHLQQVLDLDPSLPCRIEFNEITEGAVKNSVKHPRPVDLNRVDAQQARRVLDRLVGYGLSPLLWKKIKSGLSAGRVQSVAVRLIVEREKEIEQFRPEEYWTITAVLRGLDTPQVFEAELVKCEGKKAELKNKKAVQKVIQELQNLKFAVSSCQQRSRKRMPDAPFTTSTLQQEAYKAYNFTARKTMSIAQQLYEGVQLPEGQGMAGLITYMRTDSTRVAETAVAEARHFIAGAYGPDYVPPKPHQFPTPKGAQAAHECIRPTSVLRTPDSLKACLTKEQFNLYELIWKRFVACQMSPAELFTTTLEIIAGPYLFRASGSQLVFAGFLKLLGTKLETQELPQLEPGQEVQLVDLKPKQHFTQPPPRFTDASLVKTMEELGIGRPSTYAPTIDTILRRGYVVRENRQFVPTELGKIVTEVLKEHFPDIVDVDFTAHMESKLDQIESGELSWVDVVQDFYQPFKFTLEQAEHALGKIEVTPEETTSEKCEKCGRSMVVKTGRYGRFLACSGFPECRNTKPLLEEIGVPCPLCGAPLVTRYSKKGRRFYGCSRFPACEFVSWDKPTNQKCPKCQEMLLEKRLRGKTILVCSREGCGFKEEMQGGGANGKTTPRYTVSG; this comes from the coding sequence ATGAAAGGTGGGGGATCCTTGAGCAACAACAAGGTTCTTCTGGTGGTAGAATCACCAACCAAGGCCAAGACCATAAGCCGCATCTTGGGGCGTAACTATATCGTCAAGTCTTCCATGGGCCATATTCGCGATCTACCCAAGAGCCGCCTAGGCATCGACATCGAACATGACTTTCAGCCCCATTACATCAATATCCGCGGTAAGGGGGAAATCATTAAAGACCTGCGCGAAGCCTCCAAGGCCAGTAAGCAAGTGCTCCTAGCCCCAGACCCTGACCGAGAGGGCGAGGCTATAGCCTGGCACCTGCAACAGGTGCTTGACCTTGATCCTAGCCTGCCGTGCCGGATTGAATTTAACGAGATAACTGAGGGAGCAGTAAAGAATTCAGTCAAGCACCCACGCCCCGTAGACCTTAACCGGGTAGATGCTCAGCAAGCCCGAAGAGTACTGGACCGCTTGGTAGGATATGGCCTCAGTCCCCTCTTATGGAAGAAAATTAAAAGTGGCCTGAGCGCAGGCAGGGTTCAATCGGTAGCCGTCAGGCTTATCGTTGAGCGGGAAAAAGAAATCGAGCAATTTAGGCCAGAAGAATACTGGACCATAACGGCAGTATTAAGAGGCCTCGATACTCCTCAAGTATTCGAGGCCGAGCTGGTCAAGTGCGAGGGCAAAAAAGCAGAGCTGAAAAATAAAAAAGCGGTCCAGAAGGTTATCCAAGAGCTTCAAAACTTAAAGTTTGCGGTTAGCTCGTGTCAGCAACGTTCACGTAAACGAATGCCAGATGCCCCATTCACCACGAGCACCCTGCAGCAAGAGGCATACAAGGCATATAACTTTACCGCTCGCAAAACCATGTCTATCGCCCAACAGCTATATGAAGGAGTGCAGCTGCCCGAGGGCCAGGGCATGGCAGGGCTGATCACTTACATGCGCACCGATTCAACCCGAGTAGCTGAAACCGCTGTTGCCGAGGCCAGACATTTCATCGCCGGAGCTTACGGTCCTGATTATGTACCGCCCAAGCCACACCAGTTTCCGACTCCCAAGGGAGCCCAGGCTGCCCACGAATGTATCCGCCCGACCTCGGTTTTGCGTACCCCCGATTCCCTAAAAGCGTGCTTGACCAAGGAGCAGTTCAACCTTTATGAACTAATCTGGAAGCGCTTCGTCGCCTGCCAAATGAGCCCGGCAGAATTGTTTACCACCACCTTGGAGATTATTGCTGGGCCCTACCTTTTCCGGGCGTCGGGATCTCAGCTTGTTTTTGCCGGTTTCCTGAAACTCCTAGGAACAAAACTGGAAACCCAAGAACTGCCCCAGCTAGAGCCCGGCCAAGAGGTACAACTAGTCGATCTTAAACCCAAGCAACATTTTACCCAGCCCCCACCTCGCTTTACGGATGCTTCCCTAGTTAAAACCATGGAAGAGCTGGGTATTGGCCGCCCTAGTACCTACGCTCCTACCATTGACACTATTCTACGCCGCGGTTACGTAGTAAGAGAAAATAGGCAGTTTGTACCCACCGAACTAGGTAAAATAGTAACTGAAGTCCTCAAGGAACACTTTCCTGATATTGTTGACGTCGATTTTACTGCCCATATGGAGAGCAAACTTGACCAAATCGAGAGTGGAGAACTCTCTTGGGTCGATGTGGTTCAAGATTTCTATCAACCTTTTAAATTCACCCTGGAGCAAGCTGAGCATGCTCTTGGCAAAATAGAGGTGACGCCAGAGGAAACCACCAGCGAAAAGTGCGAGAAATGTGGACGCAGCATGGTGGTCAAAACTGGTCGCTACGGAAGGTTTTTAGCCTGTTCTGGCTTTCCGGAGTGCCGAAATACCAAGCCGCTCTTAGAGGAGATCGGCGTTCCCTGCCCCTTATGCGGAGCTCCCCTGGTAACTCGGTACAGCAAGAAGGGACGACGATTCTACGGCTGTTCTAGGTTCCCAGCCTGTGAGTTTGTGTCTTGGGACAAACCAACTAATCAGAAATGCCCCAAGTGCCAAGAGATGTTGCTAGAAAAAAGGCTCCGCGGTAAGACAATTCTGGTTTGCTCGCGAGAGGGTTGCGGTTTTAAGGAAGAAATGCAAGGTGGTGGCGCCAATGGAAAAACAACCCCGCGCTATACTGTCTCTGGTTAA
- a CDS encoding YifB family Mg chelatase-like AAA ATPase encodes MLSVLYSSTLHGLDAYVVRVEVDVSNGLPQFAIVGLPDASVREAQDRVRTAIRNSGYEFPVKRITINLAPAELRKEGSHFDLAIAVGILVATGQIPEGSIAGTCFLGALSLDGSVRSVPGVFPMVYKLAEVFPGGTLVLPAANATEGSLVKGVQVVGAESLSQVGKWLKGEECMDRVVTDLDALLQGQGNEACGDMNEVKGQMAAKRALEIAAAGGHNILLIGPPGSGKTMLARRLPSILPSMSWDEIMEVTRIYSAAGLLSSQRPLITSRPFRSPHHTASVASLVGGGRIPRPGEISLATHGVLFLDELPEFRRDALEALRQPLEEGVVTVSRVSGTSVFPAHFMLAASMNPCAFSSKALTLPIEMGIVGKQEPEPTPPGEDAPFAARLQYALARKGWKKHRLAAESGVSPVLLTNWLKGRAEPYKHAPQVKAVADALGVEVEELLPELSGGSPAAVLKRARMKVGMPRKHMARLFGVDDGTMAAWEGGKPVPAVFVEMARAILSGSRPEELPQVRWQKEYDPASFVAWLTRFREENGLTWRHLASLAGIKETTLRRWRAGRSLPRNKSQTLPIYERLRRWKETRAGARTEGLASEASLLRPAPPHH; translated from the coding sequence GTGTTGTCCGTACTCTATAGCTCAACCCTTCATGGCCTGGATGCCTATGTGGTGCGGGTTGAGGTCGACGTGTCCAACGGTTTGCCTCAGTTTGCCATCGTTGGCCTCCCTGACGCCTCGGTAAGAGAGGCGCAAGACCGGGTACGAACTGCCATTCGTAACTCAGGCTACGAATTCCCGGTGAAGCGCATAACCATTAATTTGGCTCCGGCGGAGCTACGAAAAGAAGGCTCTCATTTTGACCTAGCTATTGCGGTTGGCATTTTGGTGGCAACCGGTCAAATTCCTGAAGGATCGATTGCAGGTACCTGTTTTCTGGGGGCCTTGTCTTTGGATGGTTCGGTTCGGTCTGTACCCGGAGTCTTTCCAATGGTATATAAGTTGGCCGAGGTCTTCCCAGGTGGCACCTTGGTCTTGCCGGCCGCCAATGCTACTGAAGGCTCATTGGTGAAGGGAGTGCAGGTGGTAGGCGCCGAATCTTTGTCCCAGGTGGGGAAATGGCTGAAGGGCGAGGAGTGCATGGACCGGGTGGTAACCGATCTAGACGCGCTGCTTCAGGGACAGGGGAACGAGGCTTGCGGAGACATGAACGAAGTAAAGGGCCAGATGGCTGCAAAGAGGGCTCTAGAAATTGCGGCTGCCGGGGGGCATAATATTCTCTTGATTGGACCCCCGGGTTCCGGTAAGACCATGTTGGCCCGTAGATTGCCCTCTATCCTTCCTTCCATGAGCTGGGACGAGATCATGGAAGTAACCCGGATCTACAGCGCTGCCGGTCTCCTCAGTTCGCAGCGTCCCTTGATTACTTCCCGGCCATTTCGATCCCCCCACCATACTGCTTCGGTAGCTAGCCTGGTGGGTGGGGGAAGGATCCCAAGGCCAGGGGAGATCAGCTTGGCTACGCACGGGGTCCTGTTCTTGGATGAGCTGCCTGAGTTTCGTCGCGATGCTTTAGAGGCCTTAAGGCAGCCTTTGGAAGAAGGCGTGGTCACGGTTTCGCGAGTATCCGGTACCTCAGTGTTCCCGGCGCATTTCATGCTGGCCGCGAGCATGAACCCGTGTGCGTTCAGTTCCAAAGCACTAACTCTTCCCATCGAGATGGGAATAGTGGGAAAACAAGAGCCGGAGCCTACGCCGCCCGGTGAAGATGCGCCGTTTGCCGCTAGGCTCCAGTATGCTCTGGCGAGGAAGGGCTGGAAGAAACACCGGCTGGCCGCAGAAAGCGGGGTAAGCCCGGTGTTGCTGACGAACTGGCTCAAGGGTCGCGCAGAACCGTACAAGCACGCTCCCCAGGTAAAGGCTGTCGCCGATGCCCTCGGCGTGGAGGTTGAGGAGCTTCTGCCCGAGCTCTCCGGCGGGAGCCCTGCCGCCGTGCTGAAACGGGCCCGCATGAAAGTGGGAATGCCGCGCAAGCACATGGCCCGGCTCTTTGGTGTTGACGATGGAACTATGGCTGCCTGGGAAGGAGGAAAGCCGGTTCCGGCCGTATTCGTGGAAATGGCGCGGGCCATCCTGTCCGGTTCCAGGCCGGAAGAGCTTCCCCAGGTGCGCTGGCAGAAGGAGTACGACCCAGCTTCGTTCGTTGCCTGGCTGACGAGATTCCGCGAGGAAAACGGTCTCACCTGGCGGCACCTCGCCAGCCTGGCAGGGATCAAGGAGACCACCCTGCGGAGGTGGCGGGCCGGCAGGTCTCTGCCGCGCAACAAGTCGCAGACACTACCCATCTACGAAAGATTGAGGCGCTGGAAGGAAACACGCGCAGGGGCAAGAACCGAAGGTCTAGCTTCAGAAGCCAGCTTGCTCCGGCCGGCTCCGCCGCACCACTAA
- a CDS encoding ATP-dependent RecD-like DNA helicase produces MQPAAAVSYPPACIRGRVRKVVFRSPSDGWSVLSVVPEGKSSEPVTVTGCFVGVAEGDDISVSGRWVEHRRYGLQVEAETWEKHLPATEDEVASYLAGFVKGVGPTTAREIARKLGPSAIERIAAEGPSCLSGIRLITPEKAGAIARAVSESYAESHAVSRLLGLGLSARMAVRVFRLWGAGAADEVRKNPYALTRVSLIGFYRADVIAKKLGVPPNSPHRLDAGVEHALSEAEQLGHCYLPAGELKDRSIALLTRSGERITGREVEASVKRLASAGRLTLTGGAVYRTPLYRAEAEIARKVKELARPWDVPPALGAALARFEARAGIRLDPEQRRAVERCFSTGISVLTGGPGTGKTQTVRAVAAAWEEMFPGSEIALCAPTGRAAKRMEELSGRPASTIHRLLSMTPEGEPAYDWSKPLPHDLVIVDEFSMVDARLAASLLSALKRDARILIVGDSDQLPSVGPGYVLSDIISFRVRVTRLSRIHRQSGDGAAVVENAARIREGLAPVPRQGFAVLEAQDQQRAQALAVESAVRLAQKYGPWGVQVLSPMKKGEAGTKALNDALRERLNPPGPDKGELRHGQKLFRVGDKVMQTQNDYESEVYNGDVGRVLEASADGLVVAYPGKTVEYAPEDLDRLTPAWAVTVHKSQGGEWPAVVLALMSAHYVMLRRDLLYTAVTRAKKEVVVVGQKKALWMAARNAQAGERYTFAWIRG; encoded by the coding sequence TTGCAGCCTGCCGCCGCGGTTTCGTACCCGCCCGCCTGCATCCGGGGCCGGGTGAGGAAGGTGGTGTTCCGCTCGCCCTCCGACGGCTGGAGCGTCCTTTCCGTCGTGCCCGAGGGGAAAAGCTCCGAGCCGGTCACCGTGACCGGGTGCTTCGTGGGGGTCGCAGAAGGAGATGACATCTCGGTTTCGGGCCGATGGGTGGAGCACAGGCGCTACGGCCTCCAGGTCGAGGCCGAGACCTGGGAGAAGCACCTGCCGGCCACCGAGGACGAGGTGGCGTCCTACCTCGCCGGCTTCGTGAAGGGGGTGGGCCCGACCACCGCCCGGGAGATAGCGAGGAAGCTCGGCCCCAGCGCCATAGAGCGCATCGCCGCCGAGGGGCCCTCCTGCCTTTCCGGGATCCGGCTCATCACGCCGGAGAAGGCGGGCGCCATCGCCCGGGCCGTGAGCGAGTCCTACGCCGAAAGCCATGCCGTGTCGAGGCTCCTCGGCCTCGGGCTCTCGGCGAGGATGGCGGTAAGGGTCTTCCGGCTCTGGGGAGCCGGGGCCGCAGACGAAGTGCGGAAAAACCCCTACGCCCTGACCCGGGTGTCGCTCATCGGCTTCTACCGGGCCGACGTCATCGCCAAAAAGCTCGGGGTGCCCCCGAATTCGCCCCACCGCCTCGACGCCGGGGTGGAGCACGCCCTCTCCGAAGCCGAGCAGCTGGGCCACTGCTACCTCCCCGCCGGGGAGCTCAAGGACAGGTCCATCGCGCTCCTGACCCGGTCCGGCGAGCGCATCACCGGGCGCGAGGTGGAGGCCTCGGTAAAGCGCCTTGCCTCCGCGGGCAGGCTGACCCTGACCGGAGGCGCCGTCTACCGCACCCCGCTTTACCGGGCCGAGGCAGAGATAGCGAGAAAGGTGAAGGAGCTGGCCCGCCCGTGGGACGTGCCCCCGGCGCTCGGCGCAGCGCTCGCCCGCTTCGAGGCCCGGGCCGGCATAAGGCTCGACCCGGAGCAGCGCCGGGCGGTCGAGAGATGCTTCTCGACGGGAATTTCCGTCCTCACCGGCGGCCCCGGCACCGGGAAGACGCAGACCGTGCGGGCGGTGGCGGCCGCCTGGGAGGAGATGTTTCCCGGCTCGGAAATCGCCCTCTGCGCTCCCACCGGGAGGGCGGCAAAGCGGATGGAGGAGCTTTCGGGCCGGCCCGCCTCCACCATCCACCGGCTGCTTTCCATGACCCCGGAGGGAGAGCCGGCCTACGACTGGAGCAAGCCCCTGCCCCATGACCTGGTGATAGTTGACGAGTTCTCCATGGTGGACGCCCGCCTTGCCGCGTCGCTCCTTTCCGCCCTGAAGCGGGATGCCCGCATCCTCATCGTCGGGGACTCGGACCAGCTCCCCTCGGTGGGGCCGGGATACGTCCTTTCCGACATCATCTCCTTCAGGGTAAGGGTGACGAGGCTTTCCCGCATCCACCGGCAGTCCGGGGACGGGGCGGCGGTGGTGGAGAACGCGGCCAGGATCCGGGAGGGCCTGGCCCCGGTGCCCCGGCAGGGCTTTGCCGTCCTCGAAGCTCAAGACCAACAGCGCGCCCAGGCTCTTGCGGTGGAAAGCGCCGTGAGGCTGGCCCAAAAGTACGGCCCCTGGGGGGTGCAGGTGCTCTCCCCCATGAAGAAGGGGGAGGCCGGGACCAAAGCCTTAAACGACGCCCTCCGGGAGCGCCTCAACCCTCCCGGGCCGGACAAAGGCGAGCTCAGGCACGGCCAGAAGCTCTTCCGGGTCGGGGACAAGGTAATGCAGACCCAGAACGACTACGAAAGCGAGGTGTACAACGGCGACGTGGGCCGGGTGCTCGAGGCTTCCGCGGACGGCCTCGTCGTGGCCTACCCGGGAAAGACCGTAGAGTACGCCCCCGAGGACCTGGACCGGCTCACTCCCGCCTGGGCGGTCACCGTCCACAAGTCCCAGGGCGGGGAGTGGCCGGCGGTGGTGCTGGCGCTGATGTCGGCCCACTATGTGATGCTCCGGCGGGATTTGCTGTACACCGCTGTCACAAGAGCCAAGAAAGAAGTGGTTGTGGTAGGGCAGAAAAAAGCTCTCTGGATGGCGGCCAGGAATGCCCAGGCCGGGGAACGGTACACGTTCGCCTGGATCAGGGGCTAA
- a CDS encoding Holliday junction resolvase RecU has protein sequence MRVPTLQANRGRALEEMVELTLDLYRKEGIAVVHKIPTPWVVRRKGGLITGAFPAKKSSVDFFGVWRGRAVAFDAKETSEKSRFPLKSVPDHQMAFLSDWKEAGGIAGVLVWFRRARRIFWVPAKTLTRAREAGKKSLALDELASGAGVEIPEGLPLDLERAWEKESPERKEQ, from the coding sequence TTGCGGGTACCAACCTTGCAGGCCAACCGGGGGCGGGCCCTGGAGGAGATGGTCGAACTAACGCTGGACCTCTACCGCAAGGAGGGTATCGCAGTAGTCCACAAGATACCCACACCCTGGGTGGTCCGGCGTAAGGGCGGCCTCATAACCGGGGCCTTCCCGGCGAAGAAGAGCTCGGTCGATTTCTTCGGGGTCTGGCGGGGCCGGGCGGTTGCTTTTGACGCCAAGGAAACGTCGGAGAAAAGCCGCTTCCCGCTGAAATCCGTCCCCGACCACCAGATGGCCTTCCTCTCCGACTGGAAGGAGGCCGGGGGCATCGCCGGGGTCCTGGTCTGGTTCCGGCGGGCTCGCCGTATCTTCTGGGTGCCTGCCAAAACGCTCACCCGGGCCCGCGAGGCCGGGAAAAAATCTCTTGCCCTGGACGAACTGGCCTCCGGGGCCGGGGTGGAAATCCCCGAAGGCCTGCCGCTGGATCTTGAGAGGGCATGGGAGAAGGAAAGCCCGGAAAGAAAGGAGCAATGA
- the dprA gene encoding DNA-protecting protein DprA gives MLTLVTAFGSAQAAWRARPEALKGILNGHAFSMLLALRSQLCPSQEMDRLDQHGVRAITLYDHDYPEPLRQVYNPPAVLYVKGNLPPSGYLGIAIVGTRRATSYGKKATELITRELAKHDIWIISGLARGIDGQAHRTCVENQGHTIAVLGCGLDIVYPPEHARLAQEIIERGALVSEHPLGVAPEAKHFPARNRIISGLARGVLVAEAPKRSGALITAEFALEQGRDVFAVPGPITSITCEGNNNLLKEGAKAVTQAGDILEEYGLKVEAQIAIDDLLKAEPAYSGQLSARESEILSLISYDPVHIDEIVEQLRLPVAKIQATLTLLEMKGIIQQLPGKYFVRQ, from the coding sequence TTGCTGACCCTAGTGACAGCTTTCGGATCAGCACAAGCAGCATGGAGGGCCCGACCTGAAGCCTTGAAAGGTATCCTCAACGGTCATGCTTTCTCTATGCTCTTGGCGCTGCGCAGCCAGCTTTGCCCCAGCCAAGAAATGGATAGGCTCGACCAACACGGAGTTCGAGCAATTACTCTGTATGATCATGATTATCCTGAACCTCTCCGGCAAGTTTACAACCCTCCCGCCGTTCTTTACGTCAAGGGTAACCTTCCACCTTCCGGTTACCTGGGAATTGCCATAGTAGGTACCAGGCGAGCTACGTCCTATGGCAAAAAGGCTACTGAGCTGATCACCAGAGAGTTGGCTAAACATGACATTTGGATAATTAGCGGCCTCGCCAGGGGCATCGATGGGCAGGCACACCGAACCTGCGTTGAAAATCAGGGGCATACCATTGCTGTGTTAGGGTGTGGATTGGACATTGTCTACCCACCGGAGCACGCCCGTTTAGCTCAGGAAATCATAGAAAGAGGTGCCCTGGTGAGCGAGCATCCTTTAGGAGTTGCCCCAGAGGCAAAACATTTCCCTGCCCGCAACCGCATCATAAGCGGTCTGGCTCGTGGAGTATTGGTGGCTGAAGCACCCAAACGCAGCGGAGCTTTGATCACGGCCGAATTTGCCCTCGAGCAAGGGCGAGATGTCTTTGCTGTACCCGGGCCCATAACTAGCATCACCTGTGAGGGCAACAACAATCTTTTAAAGGAAGGAGCCAAAGCAGTTACTCAAGCCGGTGATATCTTGGAAGAATACGGTTTAAAAGTGGAGGCCCAAATAGCAATTGATGATTTGTTGAAGGCAGAGCCAGCCTATTCCGGCCAGTTATCAGCCCGGGAATCGGAGATTCTCAGTTTAATATCCTACGATCCCGTACATATTGATGAAATCGTAGAGCAGCTTCGCCTGCCTGTTGCCAAGATTCAGGCTACTCTAACCCTGCTGGAGATGAAAGGCATTATTCAGCAACTGCCCGGGAAATACTTTGTTAGACAATGA